In a single window of the Natronorubrum halophilum genome:
- a CDS encoding ABC transporter permease, which yields MNYYFKRTLQIPLILVAVATLTFGLIRLLPGGPFTQLRIELLQQGVPAEQVDARIEALQNIRPDAPLWQQYIDYMIGVLQLDLGQSISLNEPVISVIARALPWTVFLVVVSTILMFIVGVLLGAIQAYWEGSRFDQIASGGSIFLMSVPYYIFAVIFLFFLAFQLRWFPTGNAVARGLDASQPLQYFSSVLYHAALPILAFTIGGIGSTALNMRGNGIQVLGEEYVEVARLRGLSDGRIATRYVAKNAILPMYTGLLLLIGFRLGGTVVLEEIFSYPGLGYYMIEAVEANDYPLMMGCFLVITATLVVAVYIADLTYGLIDPRISAGESDEY from the coding sequence TCTCGTCGCAGTGGCGACGCTCACCTTCGGACTGATCCGGCTGCTTCCCGGCGGTCCGTTCACGCAGTTGCGGATCGAACTCCTCCAGCAGGGGGTCCCCGCCGAGCAGGTCGACGCGCGTATCGAGGCACTGCAGAACATCAGACCTGACGCACCGCTCTGGCAACAGTACATCGATTATATGATCGGCGTCCTCCAGTTGGATCTGGGCCAGTCGATCTCGCTCAACGAACCGGTCATTTCAGTGATCGCTCGAGCGCTCCCCTGGACCGTCTTCCTCGTCGTGGTGTCCACAATACTGATGTTCATCGTCGGCGTGTTGCTCGGCGCAATCCAGGCGTACTGGGAAGGCTCGCGGTTCGACCAGATCGCATCGGGCGGCTCGATCTTCCTGATGTCGGTCCCCTACTACATCTTCGCCGTGATCTTCCTGTTCTTCCTGGCGTTCCAGCTTCGTTGGTTCCCGACCGGGAACGCCGTCGCTCGAGGTCTCGACGCCTCGCAGCCCCTCCAGTACTTCTCGAGCGTGCTCTACCACGCCGCGCTCCCGATCCTGGCGTTTACGATCGGTGGGATCGGATCGACGGCGCTCAACATGCGCGGGAACGGCATTCAGGTGCTCGGCGAGGAGTACGTCGAAGTCGCCAGACTGCGCGGTCTCTCCGACGGCCGGATCGCCACCCGGTACGTCGCCAAGAACGCCATCCTCCCGATGTATACGGGGCTCCTCCTGTTGATCGGGTTCCGACTCGGGGGGACCGTGGTGCTCGAGGAGATCTTCTCGTATCCCGGTCTGGGCTACTACATGATCGAGGCGGTCGAGGCGAACGATTACCCGCTGATGATGGGGTGCTTCCTGGTCATCACGGCTACGCTCGTCGTCGCGGTCTACATCGCGGACCTGACGTACGGATTGATCGATCCGCGTATCAGTGCAGGTGAGTCAGATGAGTACTGA